A genomic segment from Frateuria edaphi encodes:
- the surE gene encoding 5'/3'-nucleotidase SurE, with the protein MRVLVSNDDGVDAPGIRVLADCLAAVGQVTVVAPDRDRSGASNSLTLDAPIRALKMDDGRYRVAGTPTDCVHLALAGLLDHEPDIVVSGINNSANLGDDVIYSGTVSAAMEGRFLGLPAIAVSLASRDHKGEHYDSAAQAVLILMRRLLVDPLPADTILNVNVPDRPWHEIQGFEVTRLGKRHRSAPCIAQTDPRGKPIWWIGPSGGAEDDGPGTDFDAVRRGYVSVTPIHVDLTRYQALEKISGWMQAMTEAMDEKAA; encoded by the coding sequence ATGCGAGTCCTGGTAAGCAACGACGACGGCGTGGACGCCCCCGGCATCCGCGTATTGGCCGACTGTCTGGCAGCGGTGGGGCAGGTTACGGTGGTGGCGCCTGATCGCGACCGTTCCGGCGCCAGCAACTCGCTCACCCTGGATGCGCCGATCCGTGCGTTGAAGATGGATGATGGACGCTACCGCGTGGCCGGCACGCCGACTGATTGCGTACACCTGGCGCTGGCCGGCCTGCTCGATCACGAGCCGGACATCGTGGTGTCAGGCATCAACAACTCCGCCAACCTTGGTGACGACGTCATCTATTCGGGCACCGTGTCGGCGGCGATGGAAGGCCGTTTCCTCGGCCTGCCTGCGATCGCCGTGTCGCTGGCCAGCCGTGATCACAAGGGCGAGCACTACGACTCGGCCGCGCAGGCCGTGCTTATCCTGATGCGGCGCCTACTGGTCGACCCGTTGCCGGCGGACACCATCCTCAACGTCAACGTGCCTGACCGGCCCTGGCACGAAATCCAGGGTTTCGAGGTCACGCGGCTGGGCAAACGGCACCGCTCCGCACCTTGCATCGCGCAGACCGATCCGCGCGGCAAGCCAATCTGGTGGATCGGTCCTTCCGGTGGCGCCGAAGACGATGGTCCCGGAACCGACTTCGATGCGGTGCGCCGCGGCTACGTTTCGGTGACGCCGATCCACGTGGACCTCACCCGTTACCAGGCGTTGGAGAAGATCAGCGGCTGGATGCAGGCGATGACCGAGGCCATGGACGAGAAGGCGGCCTGA
- the ftsB gene encoding cell division protein FtsB: MLRWIALVLLVILIGLQLKLWTGSGGMHEVQTLRAAVQKQTGENDKLLQRNQALAADVSDLKHGEQAVEARARAELGLIKPGETFYQVVERPAGSASAPPASDGGGH, translated from the coding sequence ATGCTGCGCTGGATCGCCCTGGTCTTGCTCGTGATCCTGATCGGTCTGCAGCTCAAACTGTGGACCGGCAGCGGCGGCATGCACGAAGTACAGACGCTGCGCGCCGCCGTGCAGAAGCAGACCGGCGAGAACGACAAGCTGCTCCAGCGCAACCAGGCGCTGGCGGCCGACGTCAGCGACCTCAAGCATGGCGAGCAGGCGGTCGAGGCGCGCGCCCGCGCGGAGCTGGGCCTGATCAAGCCCGGCGAGACCTTCTACCAGGTGGTCGAACGACCGGCCGGCAGCGCCAGTGCGCCACCGGCCAGCGACGGCGGCGGGCACTGA
- the mgtE gene encoding magnesium transporter: MSEAEARGANRLHEQLEAITELLARLVEDPTPEHQAELQQRLDELHPADIAFVLESLPLDERLAVWQRVKADRDGEILLEVSDAVRESLIADMDQREILAAVEPLDADELADLVEDLPTEVLPELMASLDAQQRERVQSALSWEEDQIGSLMDFEMVTIREDVSLETVLRYLRRFDELPAQTDKLFVINHDNLLTGVLPVHWLLVNPPEKMVSEVMAPDVNTFHPADDAYEVAQAFERYDLVTAPVVDDGGRLIGRITVDAMVDVIREESESDALNRVGLREEEDIFASVWASLRNRWSWLAINLVTAFIASRVIGLFEGAIEKLVALATLMPIVAGIGGNSGNQTITMIVRALALNQITPDSAKRLWRKELAVSLFNGLVWGGVIGVVAWLLYENIALGVVMTAAMTLNLLLAAFCGVGIPMLMMKFGRDPALGSSVLITAMTDSGGFFIFLGLASLFLM; the protein is encoded by the coding sequence GTGAGCGAGGCCGAAGCCCGCGGCGCCAACCGGCTGCACGAGCAGCTGGAAGCCATCACCGAGCTGCTGGCGCGGCTGGTCGAGGATCCGACGCCCGAGCACCAGGCCGAATTGCAGCAGCGGCTCGATGAACTGCACCCGGCGGACATCGCCTTCGTGCTGGAATCGCTGCCGCTGGATGAGCGCCTGGCCGTCTGGCAGCGGGTGAAAGCCGACCGCGACGGCGAAATCCTGCTGGAAGTCTCCGATGCGGTTCGCGAATCGCTGATCGCGGACATGGACCAACGCGAGATCCTCGCCGCGGTGGAGCCGCTGGATGCGGATGAACTGGCCGACCTGGTCGAGGATCTGCCGACCGAGGTGCTGCCCGAGCTGATGGCCAGCCTCGACGCGCAGCAGCGCGAGCGGGTGCAGTCGGCGCTGTCCTGGGAAGAGGACCAGATCGGCTCGCTGATGGACTTCGAGATGGTCACGATCCGCGAGGATGTGAGCCTGGAGACCGTGCTGCGCTACCTGCGCCGGTTCGACGAGCTGCCCGCGCAGACCGACAAGCTGTTCGTGATCAATCACGACAACCTGCTCACCGGCGTGCTGCCTGTGCATTGGCTGCTGGTCAATCCGCCCGAGAAGATGGTCAGCGAGGTGATGGCGCCGGACGTCAACACCTTCCACCCCGCCGACGACGCTTACGAGGTGGCGCAGGCATTCGAGCGCTACGACCTGGTGACTGCGCCGGTCGTGGACGACGGTGGCCGGCTGATCGGGCGCATCACCGTCGACGCGATGGTCGACGTGATCCGCGAGGAAAGCGAGAGCGACGCCCTGAACCGCGTCGGTCTGCGCGAGGAGGAGGATATCTTCGCCTCGGTGTGGGCCAGCTTGCGCAACCGCTGGTCGTGGCTGGCGATCAATCTGGTCACCGCCTTCATCGCCTCGCGCGTGATCGGGCTGTTCGAAGGCGCGATCGAGAAGCTGGTGGCACTGGCCACGCTGATGCCGATCGTGGCCGGCATCGGCGGCAACTCGGGCAACCAGACCATCACCATGATCGTGCGCGCGCTGGCGCTCAACCAGATCACGCCCGACAGCGCCAAGCGGCTGTGGCGCAAGGAACTGGCCGTGTCGCTTTTCAACGGCCTGGTCTGGGGCGGGGTGATCGGCGTGGTGGCCTGGCTGCTCTACGAGAACATCGCCCTTGGCGTGGTGATGACCGCGGCCATGACGCTCAATCTGCTGCTTGCCGCGTTCTGCGGCGTCGGCATCCCGATGCTGATGATGAAGTTCGGTCGCGACCCGGCGCTGGGATCGAGCGTGCTGATCACGGCGATGACCGACAGCGGTGGCTTTTTCATCTTCCTCGGGCTCGCTTCGCTCTTTCTCATGTAG
- the eno gene encoding phosphopyruvate hydratase has translation MTTQITRIHAREILDSRGNPTLEAEVTLDGGAFGRAAVPSGASTGSREAVELRDGDKARYGGKGVTKAVANVNGAIATALKGFDAADQKGLDDKLIALDGTPNKGKLGANALLGVSMAAAHAVAASRGEPLWKYLSHGKPGSLPVPMMNIINGGAHADNNVDVQEFMVLPVGVPNFAEALRAGAEIFHALKAVLKGKGLNTAVGDEGGFAPNLRSNIEALDTILEAVGKAGYKVGSEILLGLDVASSEFFKNGKYDLEGEGKAYAPEQFVDLLAGWAKQYPIVTIEDGMAEGDWDGWKLLTDRIGKEVQLVGDDLFVTNPSIFREGIEKHIANAILIKVNQIGTLSETLEAIAMADAAKYAAVVSHRSGETEDTTISDIAVATTATQIKTGSLCRTDRVAKYNQLLRIEEALGSAARYAGRDAFPNLARLPG, from the coding sequence ATGACGACTCAGATCACCCGCATCCACGCCCGTGAAATCCTCGACTCGCGCGGCAACCCCACGCTGGAAGCCGAAGTCACCCTGGACGGGGGCGCGTTCGGCCGGGCCGCGGTGCCCAGCGGCGCCTCGACCGGTTCGCGCGAGGCGGTCGAGCTGCGCGACGGCGACAAGGCGCGCTACGGCGGCAAGGGCGTGACCAAGGCGGTCGCCAACGTCAATGGCGCGATCGCCACTGCGCTGAAGGGTTTCGACGCGGCCGACCAGAAGGGCCTCGACGACAAGCTGATCGCACTGGACGGTACGCCGAACAAGGGCAAGCTGGGTGCCAACGCGCTGCTGGGCGTCTCCATGGCTGCGGCGCACGCGGTGGCCGCCTCCCGCGGCGAACCGTTGTGGAAGTACCTCTCGCATGGCAAGCCTGGCAGCCTGCCGGTGCCGATGATGAACATCATCAACGGCGGCGCACATGCGGACAACAATGTCGACGTGCAGGAGTTCATGGTGCTGCCGGTGGGCGTGCCGAACTTCGCCGAGGCGCTGCGCGCCGGCGCGGAAATCTTCCACGCGCTCAAGGCCGTGCTCAAGGGCAAGGGCCTCAACACCGCGGTCGGCGACGAGGGCGGCTTCGCGCCGAACCTGCGCTCCAACATCGAGGCGCTGGACACCATCCTGGAGGCGGTCGGCAAGGCCGGCTACAAGGTCGGCAGCGAGATCCTGCTGGGCCTGGACGTGGCCAGCTCCGAGTTCTTCAAGAACGGCAAGTACGACCTGGAAGGCGAGGGCAAGGCCTACGCGCCGGAGCAGTTCGTCGATCTGCTGGCCGGGTGGGCGAAGCAGTATCCCATCGTCACCATCGAGGACGGCATGGCCGAGGGCGACTGGGACGGCTGGAAGCTGCTCACCGACAGGATCGGCAAGGAAGTGCAGCTGGTCGGCGACGACCTGTTCGTCACCAACCCGTCGATCTTCCGCGAGGGCATCGAGAAGCACATCGCCAATGCGATCCTGATCAAGGTCAACCAGATCGGCACGCTGTCCGAGACGCTCGAAGCCATCGCCATGGCCGACGCGGCGAAGTATGCCGCCGTGGTCTCCCATCGTTCGGGCGAGACCGAGGACACGACCATCTCGGACATCGCCGTCGCGACCACCGCGACCCAGATCAAGACCGGCTCGCTATGCCGCACCGACCGCGTGGCCAAGTACAACCAGCTGCTGCGCATCGAGGAGGCTCTGGGCAGTGCTGCCCGCTACGCCGGTCGCGACGCATTCCCCAACCTCGCCCGCCTGCCGGGCTGA
- the ispF gene encoding 2-C-methyl-D-erythritol 2,4-cyclodiphosphate synthase gives MRIGQGFDVHAFGDGDVVVLGGVRVPHRRGVVAHSDGDVVIHALCDAIFGALALGDIGRHFPPSDDRWRDADSRQFLRHAALLMSQHNYRLGNADITVICETPKVGPHAEAMRANLAEDLACEVARISIKATTTERLGFTGRGEGIAAQACVLLERA, from the coding sequence ATGCGGATAGGGCAGGGTTTCGACGTGCACGCATTCGGCGATGGCGATGTCGTCGTGCTCGGCGGCGTGCGCGTCCCGCACCGTCGGGGCGTGGTCGCCCATTCGGATGGGGACGTGGTGATCCACGCTTTGTGCGATGCCATTTTCGGCGCCCTGGCGCTGGGCGACATCGGCAGGCATTTCCCGCCCTCGGACGATCGCTGGCGCGATGCGGACAGTCGCCAGTTCCTGCGGCACGCAGCCCTCCTGATGTCGCAGCACAACTACAGGCTCGGCAATGCCGACATCACGGTGATCTGCGAAACGCCAAAGGTCGGGCCACACGCCGAGGCGATGCGCGCCAACCTTGCCGAAGACCTCGCCTGCGAGGTCGCCCGCATCAGTATCAAGGCCACTACCACTGAAAGGCTCGGTTTCACGGGCCGTGGCGAAGGCATCGCGGCGCAAGCCTGCGTGCTGCTGGAGCGCGCGTGA
- a CDS encoding protein-L-isoaspartate(D-aspartate) O-methyltransferase: MNIHPLPPSAFKGEGMTSQRARDRLAATLKEGGIRDPRVIEVIRNTPRHHFIDQALHSRAYENTALPIGHGQTISQPWVVARMTEALLEHFNGGVPQKVLEIGTGSGYQAVVLAALVGQVFTVERIEELLRQARRRFRQLGLANVRSRHDDGKLGWPDQAPFDAIILTAAGDAIPSQVLDQLSPEGVLVAPVGSPSSQMLLRIRGNGQGDFIQEELGAVSFVPLLGGIG, encoded by the coding sequence ATGAACATCCATCCGCTGCCGCCGTCAGCGTTCAAAGGCGAGGGAATGACCTCCCAACGCGCGCGCGACCGCCTCGCCGCCACACTCAAGGAAGGCGGCATTCGCGACCCGCGCGTGATCGAGGTGATCCGCAACACGCCGCGCCATCACTTCATCGACCAGGCGCTGCACTCGCGCGCCTACGAGAACACCGCGTTGCCGATCGGCCACGGCCAGACCATCTCGCAGCCGTGGGTGGTCGCGCGCATGACCGAGGCGTTGCTGGAACATTTCAACGGCGGCGTGCCGCAGAAGGTGCTGGAGATCGGAACCGGCTCGGGTTACCAGGCGGTCGTATTGGCGGCGCTGGTTGGGCAGGTGTTCACCGTCGAACGCATCGAGGAATTGCTGCGCCAGGCGCGCCGGCGCTTCCGTCAGCTGGGCCTGGCCAACGTTCGCTCGCGCCACGACGACGGCAAGCTGGGCTGGCCGGACCAGGCGCCCTTCGACGCGATCATCCTCACTGCCGCAGGGGACGCGATCCCCAGCCAGGTGCTCGACCAGCTTTCGCCCGAAGGCGTGCTGGTCGCTCCGGTCGGTTCGCCCAGCAGCCAGATGCTGTTACGCATCCGCGGCAACGGGCAGGGCGACTTCATCCAAGAAGAACTCGGTGCGGTCAGTTTCGTGCCGCTGCTCGGCGGCATCGGCTGA
- a CDS encoding Smr/MutS family protein has translation MKKRRVPAEPDEDDIRLFRDAIGPVREIRVDAPPPPAPRPEPRAHMFEADEAAVPGELLELAFDPALMEIGEELSYLREGYPPRLLRQLKRGQFSIQDELDLHHMNAAAAQASIASFLAEARQHGLRCVRIVHGKGLRSKAAGPVLKVLTDRLLRRRDDVVAFASAKPAQGGTGAVVVLLRNA, from the coding sequence ATGAAGAAGCGCCGTGTCCCCGCCGAACCCGACGAAGACGACATCCGCCTGTTCCGCGATGCGATCGGGCCGGTGCGCGAGATCCGCGTGGATGCGCCTCCGCCGCCCGCGCCCCGGCCAGAGCCGCGCGCGCACATGTTCGAAGCGGACGAGGCCGCCGTGCCTGGCGAATTGCTGGAGCTGGCCTTCGATCCCGCACTGATGGAAATCGGTGAGGAGCTCAGCTACCTGCGCGAGGGCTATCCGCCGCGCCTGCTGCGCCAGCTCAAGCGAGGGCAGTTCAGCATCCAGGACGAACTGGACCTGCACCACATGAATGCCGCCGCCGCACAGGCCAGCATCGCCAGCTTCCTTGCCGAAGCCCGCCAGCATGGCCTGCGCTGTGTGCGCATCGTGCACGGCAAGGGCCTGCGCTCGAAGGCTGCCGGGCCGGTGCTCAAGGTGCTCACCGACCGCCTGCTGCGCCGGCGCGACGACGTGGTGGCGTTCGCTTCGGCCAAACCTGCCCAAGGCGGCACCGGTGCCGTCGTCGTCCTGCTGAGAAACGCCTGA
- a CDS encoding Mth938-like domain-containing protein, producing the protein MDLSLERPEGYLFIRRVSERSITVMDRELDASFLLAPDRVVETWPIDDVMSLDESAGEAVRDLQPEVVLLGTGNRQRFPSAAFMAGFLRKGIGIEVMDNAAAARTYDLLAGEGRRVVAAFILPGTKSAG; encoded by the coding sequence ATGGACCTTTCGCTCGAGCGCCCCGAGGGTTACCTGTTCATTCGCCGCGTGAGCGAGCGGTCGATCACGGTGATGGACCGGGAGCTGGATGCGAGTTTCCTGCTGGCACCGGATCGGGTGGTCGAGACCTGGCCGATAGACGATGTCATGTCACTGGACGAAAGCGCCGGCGAAGCCGTACGCGATCTCCAGCCTGAGGTAGTGCTCCTTGGCACCGGCAATCGGCAGCGATTTCCGTCGGCCGCGTTCATGGCCGGATTCCTGCGCAAGGGAATCGGCATCGAGGTGATGGACAACGCCGCGGCGGCACGCACCTACGACCTGCTGGCTGGCGAGGGGCGGCGCGTGGTCGCTGCGTTCATCCTGCCAGGGACCAAATCGGCGGGCTGA
- a CDS encoding peptidoglycan DD-metalloendopeptidase family protein — protein sequence MTKWTRFAAACSAALLLAACGRSVVVQPNRGATTPRTPVAPTRAASDRDSYRVMRGDTLYSIAFRHGVDFRDLAGWNGIASPYTIWPGQVLRLSPARDRVAGTRRPVTSAPTRMPAPVAKPVPTPSHPSASVAAPAPAAAVPAPPVVPASKGATRTASGVNWRWPADGMLIKKFQGGDAIPGIELAGKAGDPVRAAADGVVVYSGNGLVGYGELIIIKHNDDFLSAYGHNRKRLVKEGQRVSAGQLIAEMGSTGASRDELQFQIRRDGNPVDPLDYLPAR from the coding sequence ATGACGAAATGGACGCGCTTCGCGGCGGCATGCTCGGCCGCGCTTCTCCTTGCCGCCTGTGGCCGGTCGGTGGTGGTCCAGCCCAATCGCGGCGCCACGACCCCGCGCACGCCGGTCGCACCGACTCGGGCGGCCTCGGACAGGGACAGCTACCGGGTGATGCGGGGAGACACGCTTTACTCGATCGCCTTCCGCCATGGGGTGGATTTCCGCGACCTGGCCGGTTGGAACGGGATCGCGTCGCCGTACACGATCTGGCCGGGCCAGGTGCTACGGCTTTCGCCCGCCAGGGATCGAGTTGCGGGCACGCGACGCCCGGTCACCTCCGCTCCCACGCGCATGCCGGCGCCGGTGGCCAAGCCGGTTCCCACACCCTCCCATCCGAGCGCGAGCGTAGCCGCGCCGGCTCCGGCGGCCGCCGTTCCTGCGCCGCCGGTCGTGCCGGCCTCCAAGGGAGCGACCCGCACGGCGAGCGGGGTCAACTGGCGCTGGCCGGCCGATGGCATGCTGATCAAGAAGTTCCAGGGCGGGGATGCCATCCCGGGCATCGAGCTGGCCGGCAAGGCAGGCGATCCGGTGCGCGCCGCCGCCGATGGCGTGGTCGTCTACAGCGGCAACGGGCTAGTTGGTTACGGCGAGCTGATCATCATCAAGCACAACGACGACTTCCTGTCGGCATACGGCCACAACCGCAAGCGGCTGGTGAAGGAAGGCCAACGGGTGAGCGCTGGGCAGCTGATCGCGGAAATGGGTTCGACCGGGGCGTCGCGGGACGAGTTGCAGTTCCAGATTCGGCGGGATGGGAATCCGGTCGACCCGCTTGACTATCTGCCGGCGAGGTAA
- a CDS encoding YqaA family protein, with translation MRLFGALYSRALTWARDPRAVYYLCGLSFVEAFIFPIMPEVMLAPMMLGKRQKAFFYANVSLLFSLLGSLVGYALGHWAFQALQPLLASLHLLEPIEQGVANLRAQMNQHWLGLLLVLALAALQPVVPMKFVTWASGIVGVPVIPFLLCMAVGRGKRVWLLALLIRLFGERAERVLHKHIERIGWAAIVVLALLLVWWIWLH, from the coding sequence ATGCGTCTGTTTGGAGCGCTCTACTCGCGTGCGCTGACCTGGGCACGCGACCCGCGGGCTGTGTACTACCTCTGCGGGCTGAGCTTCGTCGAAGCTTTCATCTTTCCGATCATGCCGGAGGTGATGCTTGCGCCGATGATGCTGGGCAAGCGGCAGAAGGCATTCTTCTACGCCAACGTCAGCCTGCTGTTTTCGCTGCTCGGCTCGCTGGTGGGCTACGCGCTGGGCCATTGGGCGTTCCAGGCGCTGCAGCCGCTGCTGGCCTCGCTGCACTTGCTCGAGCCGATCGAACAGGGTGTGGCCAACCTGCGCGCGCAGATGAACCAGCATTGGCTGGGCCTGCTGCTGGTGCTGGCATTGGCCGCGCTGCAGCCGGTGGTGCCGATGAAGTTCGTCACCTGGGCGTCGGGCATCGTGGGCGTGCCGGTGATTCCGTTCCTGCTTTGCATGGCGGTCGGGCGCGGCAAGCGCGTGTGGCTGCTGGCGCTCTTGATCCGCCTGTTCGGCGAGCGCGCCGAGCGGGTGTTGCACAAGCACATCGAGCGCATCGGCTGGGCGGCGATCGTCGTGTTGGCGCTGCTGCTGGTGTGGTGGATCTGGCTGCATTGA
- the ispD gene encoding 2-C-methyl-D-erythritol 4-phosphate cytidylyltransferase, with translation MAPLWCVIPAAGRGTRVGGDCPKQYLPLAGRALILHTLERLAAHPCIAGLMISLAADDGHWPGIDNLGGKPVLTTIGGGERADSVLAGLRALPTEVAQQDFVLVHDAARPCIRAADIERLVDHASAGDGGLLGAPLRDTLKRADESQRSISTEPREQRWRAFTPQMFRRGQLVAALEAATRAGVVVSDEAMAMERAGYAPRLVEGAEDNIKVTTAADFALAEFLLTRTARCG, from the coding sequence ATGGCCCCGCTGTGGTGCGTGATACCGGCCGCCGGACGCGGCACCCGGGTCGGCGGCGATTGCCCCAAGCAGTACCTGCCGTTGGCGGGGCGCGCACTGATCCTGCACACGCTGGAGCGGTTGGCGGCGCACCCGTGCATCGCCGGTTTGATGATCTCCTTGGCGGCCGACGACGGGCACTGGCCCGGCATCGACAACCTGGGTGGCAAGCCGGTACTCACGACGATCGGTGGTGGCGAGCGCGCCGACTCGGTACTGGCAGGCTTGCGCGCGCTGCCAACCGAAGTCGCCCAGCAGGATTTCGTGCTGGTGCATGACGCGGCGCGTCCCTGCATTCGCGCCGCCGACATCGAACGCTTGGTCGACCACGCCTCCGCGGGCGACGGTGGCCTGCTCGGTGCGCCGCTGAGGGATACCCTCAAGCGCGCGGACGAGAGCCAGCGCAGCATCTCTACCGAGCCACGAGAACAGCGCTGGCGCGCCTTCACGCCGCAGATGTTCCGACGCGGGCAGCTTGTGGCGGCACTGGAAGCGGCCACCCGCGCGGGCGTTGTGGTGAGCGACGAGGCGATGGCGATGGAGCGGGCAGGCTACGCGCCGCGGCTGGTGGAAGGCGCGGAGGACAACATCAAGGTGACCACGGCCGCGGATTTCGCGCTGGCCGAGTTCCTGCTGACGAGGACGGCGCGATGCGGATAG
- the truD gene encoding tRNA pseudouridine(13) synthase TruD: protein MPPLTARLRAAPEDFLVEEILGYDAEGSGEHALLWVEKRGANTDWVAKELARFAGVPPVAVGFAGLKDRHAVTRQAFTVQLAGKPDPDWSAFPHAEVKVLAATRHNRKLKRGALRGNRFVLVLREVQGDRTAAEKVLAAIAARGVPNYFGEQRFGREGGNVAQARAMFAGRRVDRDKRSFLLSAARSHIFNGVLAARVEQGTWDTPIEGEIWSLAGSRSWFGPEPFDAALAGRLASGDIHPSGPLWGQGEPPTAADAGALEREVAARDSDLAEGLATARMDQERRPLRLIPRQLSWRWLGEDALELAFELPAGAYATVVVRELAQA, encoded by the coding sequence ATGCCACCGCTCACCGCCCGCCTGCGTGCGGCGCCGGAGGATTTCCTCGTCGAGGAAATCCTTGGCTATGACGCGGAGGGTTCCGGCGAGCATGCGCTGCTATGGGTGGAGAAACGCGGCGCAAACACCGATTGGGTGGCCAAGGAATTGGCGCGTTTCGCCGGCGTGCCTCCGGTGGCCGTGGGTTTCGCGGGCCTGAAGGACCGTCATGCGGTGACCCGGCAGGCCTTCACCGTGCAGCTCGCGGGCAAGCCTGACCCCGACTGGTCGGCCTTTCCGCACGCAGAAGTCAAAGTGCTGGCCGCCACCCGGCACAATCGCAAACTCAAGCGCGGCGCGTTGCGCGGCAACCGCTTCGTGCTGGTATTGCGTGAGGTGCAGGGCGATCGCACGGCCGCTGAAAAAGTGCTGGCCGCCATCGCCGCCCGCGGCGTGCCCAACTACTTTGGCGAGCAACGCTTCGGTCGCGAGGGCGGCAACGTGGCGCAGGCGCGGGCGATGTTCGCCGGTCGCCGCGTGGACCGGGACAAGCGCAGCTTCCTGCTTTCGGCGGCACGCTCGCACATTTTCAATGGCGTGCTTGCGGCGCGGGTGGAACAGGGCACGTGGGACACGCCTATCGAGGGCGAGATATGGTCGCTCGCCGGCTCGCGCTCGTGGTTCGGGCCGGAGCCCTTTGATGCCGCGCTGGCAGGGCGCCTGGCCAGCGGCGATATCCACCCGTCAGGCCCGCTCTGGGGCCAGGGCGAACCGCCGACCGCCGCTGACGCCGGCGCCCTGGAGCGCGAGGTTGCCGCGCGCGACAGCGACCTGGCGGAAGGCCTGGCGACGGCCCGCATGGACCAGGAACGGCGCCCCTTGCGCCTGATTCCCCGCCAGCTGTCCTGGCGCTGGCTGGGCGAGGATGCTCTGGAACTGGCTTTCGAGTTGCCTGCCGGCGCCTACGCCACCGTCGTGGTGCGCGAACTGGCGCAGGCCTGA